GAGGGTTGGGGTGGGGGCCAGCGACGGTGGCCTCATGACACCACACGCCAGCACCAGCCAGCCCCCATCCCCACCTTCCCCCAGAGGGGGAAGGAGCTGAAAACAGCGCCAGTCAAGCGCGAACAGCTACCAAAGAAGTAGCAAAACACAGGAGGCCGATGATGCAGCAGCACGCTCTGCCCGTGTCCGGCGCAGCCCATCCGCTGGCCGTGTGCCGCTATCTGCCACCTGCCGGCACCGCACCGCAGGGCAGCGTGGTCATCGGCGCGGCCTTTGGCGTGCCGCAGACCTTCTATGCCCGCTTTGCCCAATGGCTGGCCGGGCAGGGCTGGGCCGTCAGTACCTTCGACTACCGGGGCCAGGGCGCCTCGCTGCACGGGCCCATGCGTGCCGTGCAAGCCAATCTGCACGACTGGGCGCGCGACTACGACGCCGTCATCGCCCACGCCGCCGAGGCCCTGCCGGGCCGCCCGCTGCTGCTGGTCGGCCACAGCCTGGGCGCGCAGCTGCCCGGCCTGCTGCAAGAAAAGCACCGCGTCGCCGGCCTGCTGAGCATTGCTGCCGGCAGCGGCTACTGGCGCCAGAATGCGCCGCGCCTGCGCCGGCTGATGCCGTTTTTCTGGCATGTGCTGGTGCCCGCCTCGGTGCGCCTGTGCGGCTACTTCCCAGGCCGGCGCCTGCGCGCCGTGGGCGATCTGCCGCGCGCCGTCGCCCTGCAGTGGCGCCGCTGGTGCCTGCACCCGCGCTACAGCGTCGGCGCCGAAGGGCAGGGGGCCGAGCGCAGCTATGCCGCAGTGCGCTTTCCCGTGCTGGCCTGGAGCATGGTGGATGACGAGATGATGACCCTGGCCGGCACCGAGGCGCTGCTGGCCCTGTACGCCCGCGCCCCGCGCCGGATCGAGCGCATCGCCGCCCAGGACGTGGGCGCGCGGCGCATCGGGCACTTCGGCTTTTTCCGCGACAGCTTCGCGCCGACGCTGTGGCCGCGCGCAGCGCAGCAGCTCGCCCAGTGGGCGCAGGCCGATGCCACGGCAGCGTCGCCCGCATGACGCAGCCGCGCCCGCGCTGCAGGCACACTCGCCTTTCATGACCGACATGCAAACTTCCTCCACCCCGCCCGCCGTCCACCCGCTGGACGAGGCCCTGGTGCTCGAATCGGGCGCCCCCGGCCACTACACCGGCCAGACCACCCAGGCCTACTGGAACATGGTCGGCCCCTATGGCGGCCTCACCGCTGCCACGGCGCTGGCCGCCGTGCTGCGCCACCCCGACGTGCTGGGCGAGCCGGTGGCGCTGACGGTGAACTTCGCCGCCGCCGTCATCGAAGGGCCGTTCACCGTCGTTGCCACGCCGGCGCGCACCAACCGCTCGACCCAGCACTGGACGGTCAGCGTGCTGCAAAGCCCCGCCGAGGGCGGCGATCCGCAGGTCACCACCACCGCCACCGTGCTGATGGCCGAGCGCCGCGAGACCTGGAGCGGCGCCGACACGCCCATGCCGCAGGTGCCGCCGCCCGCCGAGTGCGCGCTGGCGCCGGCCATCTTCCCGGTGCAGTGGCTGCAGCGCTACGAGATGCGTCCGGTGCGCGGCATGTTGCCCGGCGAGTGGGACGGCAGCGAGCGCGACAGCCTGACGCAGCTGTGGATGCGCGATGCGCCGGCGCGGGCGCTGGACTTTCCGGCGCTGGCGGCGCTGGCCGACGTGTTCTTCCCGCGCATCTGGCGCCGCCGGGCGCTGCGCGTGCCGGCGGGGACGGTGTCCATGACCGTGTACTTCCACGCTGGCAGCGAGTTGCTGGCACGCACCGGCAGCGGCCACCTGCTGGGCCAGGCGCGCGCGCAGGAGTTCCGCAACGGCTTTTTCGACCAGACCGCGCAGCTGTGGAACGAGGCCGGCGCGCTGCTGGCCACCACGCACCAAATCGTCTATTACAAGGAGTGAACCAGGAAATGAACGCCATGAGCACCGACACCAGCAGCCAGGACATCCTGGTACACACTGAGGCCGCCGTCACCACCATCACCTTCAACCGGGTGGACAAGAAGAACTCCATCACCGAGGCCATGTACGCCGCCATGGCCGATGCGCTGG
This portion of the Melaminivora jejuensis genome encodes:
- a CDS encoding alpha/beta fold hydrolase is translated as MQQHALPVSGAAHPLAVCRYLPPAGTAPQGSVVIGAAFGVPQTFYARFAQWLAGQGWAVSTFDYRGQGASLHGPMRAVQANLHDWARDYDAVIAHAAEALPGRPLLLVGHSLGAQLPGLLQEKHRVAGLLSIAAGSGYWRQNAPRLRRLMPFFWHVLVPASVRLCGYFPGRRLRAVGDLPRAVALQWRRWCLHPRYSVGAEGQGAERSYAAVRFPVLAWSMVDDEMMTLAGTEALLALYARAPRRIERIAAQDVGARRIGHFGFFRDSFAPTLWPRAAQQLAQWAQADATAASPA
- a CDS encoding acyl-CoA thioesterase → MTDMQTSSTPPAVHPLDEALVLESGAPGHYTGQTTQAYWNMVGPYGGLTAATALAAVLRHPDVLGEPVALTVNFAAAVIEGPFTVVATPARTNRSTQHWTVSVLQSPAEGGDPQVTTTATVLMAERRETWSGADTPMPQVPPPAECALAPAIFPVQWLQRYEMRPVRGMLPGEWDGSERDSLTQLWMRDAPARALDFPALAALADVFFPRIWRRRALRVPAGTVSMTVYFHAGSELLARTGSGHLLGQARAQEFRNGFFDQTAQLWNEAGALLATTHQIVYYKE